One part of the Glycine max cultivar Williams 82 chromosome 14, Glycine_max_v4.0, whole genome shotgun sequence genome encodes these proteins:
- the LOC102666296 gene encoding uncharacterized protein, which yields MVAVLVILMRANGSHVFMVTLGIKDILYAELIAMLQGLSTAWNINSAKVVCFSDSKHAVDFVNDANSVFHHYAAVISNIMDLLNRLWQAIIHSLCERNQVADFLAKTRAKG from the coding sequence AtggtagctgtcttggtaaTCCTCATGAGGGCCAATGGATCACATGTTTTTATGGTTACATTGGGGATAAAAGATATCTTGTATGCTGAACTTATTGCCATGTTGCAAGGCCTATCCACTGCTTGGAACATTAACTCGGCCAAGGTTGTTTGTTTTTCAGATTCTAAACATGCTGTTGACTTTGTCAACGATGCCAATTCAGTGTTTCATCATTATGCAGCTGTTATCAGTAACATCATGGACCTCCTTAATAGATTGTGGCAGGCTATAATCCATTCTCTGTGTGAAAGAAATCAAGTTGCAGATTTCTTGGCCAAGACGAGGGCTAAAGGGTGA